The DNA segment AATCAACACCTATTTTTACAATAGGATTACTCTTTATCCAATTCTTTTCATCTTGGGTCAATAGGTTTTTATCATTTGCAAAAAGAACTAATATAAATAAAATATTAACAATAAGAAATCTCAACAAAAACCCCCACAAAATCTATTTTTTATTTAGATTGCTTTGTAATTCTCTTCTACTATTACTTTTTTATCTAATAATATTTTACCTAAAAAAGTGTCACCAATTTTAAATGAACCAACTCCACTTGGTGTTCCACTCATTAAAATATCCCCATCTTCAAAACTTAAAAAAGTATTTGCCTCTTTAATCATCTCATTTGGTTTATTTATCATAAGTGAATAATCACCTTTTTGTTTTAGTTCATTATTAATATAGAGTTCAATTGATAATTTAGAGATATCTTCTTCCGAAATCGGCACAAATTTAGAAAAAACAGCTGAATTATTAAAAGCTTTTGCTCTTTCCCAAGGAAGACCTTTGGTTTTTAATTTACTTTGTACCTCTCTTAAAGTTAAATCCAAACCAAAAGCTACTGCTGTTATTTTATTCTCTTCAATTAAAAAAGAGATTTCTGCTTCATAGTGGCAACTGTTTTGTTCTTTGGGAAATAATAATTTATTTGTAATAGCAGAGTTTGGTTTTATAAAAAATACCATCTCTTCAGGAGTTTCATTATTTAACTCTTTTATATGTTCAGTATAATTTCTTCCTATACATACTACTTTTGATGGATAAATTAATTGATTTTCTAAAATTATATGATTCATTTTTTTCCTTTTTTACTAACATAATATTATAATTTCATAACAAGAAATTATTATATCTAAAGGTTTTAATAAAATGAAAGAAAATCTGCTTATTGTTTGGTCAAATGGTGATAAAGAGGTAGCAAACAAGTTTCCACTTCTGTACTCATCAGTTCTTTTGGAGAGAAATTATTGGAATAGTTGTCATCTAATGCTTTGGGGACCATCAATACTTTTGGTAAAAAAAAGTAAAAAAATTAGAAAAAAATTAATAGAGATTCAAAAAACTGGTGTAACAATGAGTGCTTGTATTGTTTGTGTAGAAGATTATAAAGCAGTTAAAAAATTGGAAAACTTAAATATTAACATTGAACATACAGGAGAGCTTTTAACTAAAGCTTTAAAAGATGAGAGTTGGGCTGTAATGACTATTTAAATTTTTTTAATAGTTCATTTATTATTACAGCTGTAAGCCCCCAAATAACTTCACCTTTGTAGTTATAAACCCACACCTTGTGTCTTTTATGTCCCCAAGGTTTGTGGTATGTTTTGGGTAAGTTTAACTCTTGGACAGGAAAATGTATCTCTTTATTTCCATCTTTATCTATTGAATAAGGATGAACTTCATATTTTAAAGTATATTCAACAGCAGGATTATTTTTAAAAAATTCTATGGGAACTAAAAGAGTCTTTTCTACCTCATTTTTATCAATCTTCATACTCTTTAAAGCTCTCTTTTTTACCCTTGCAACAAAAGGTTCAACAACTGCACCAATAGGTGCCACATAGGTATCAAGCTGTCCAAAGATTTTTATATCTCTCTTTTTTATTCCTAACTCTTCGTATGTCTCTCTAATTGCAGTGTTTTCAAAGGTAATATCTTCTTCCTCAAATCTTCCGCCAGGGAAGCAAATATCTCCACCTTGTCGTATATTTTCTGCTCTTTTTTGAAAAAGGATATAAAATTTTTTATCTATTTTTATAATAGGTATTAAAACTGCTGAGTTTAAATATCTATCCCTTGCCATTACATTTGGATATTTTGGCAAACTTTTAATTAATTTTTTAAATTCACTTTTTTTCAATATTCTGTTCTTTCTCTAAATAGATTATAAAAGATGCACCCTTATAAACTTTGTTATTATACTTATATGTAATATTTTTACCCTCTATTGAGCCATGCATATGTTTATCAATTATCTGTTTACACATATATAGACCAATTCCTGTACCATGATATTGATGTTTTGTAGTAAAATATGGTTCAAAAATTTTATCTATAATCTCCTCTTTTATTCCACCTGCATTATCTCTTACTTCAATCAAAATAGCTTTTTCAAGATTTTTTGCACTTATAAAAATATACATTTCACCTTCTGTTTTTTCTTGTGCAAAAGCATCTTTAGAGTTGTTTATTATATTGATTAATATTTGAATCAGTTCACTTTCATAACCTTTTATTGTTACACTATTTATATCTTTTATAATATTTATTTTTCTCTTATTTAGATGATCATTAAATAGTGAAAGAGTTTTATCAATGGTCTCTTCAATTTTAAATTTGCTCTTATTCTTATTTGGTTTAAAAAAATACATAAAATCATCAATTGTATTTGAAAGGTGAGAAGTTGTATCAATAATTCTACTTAATGTGTCATCAAATAACTT comes from the Halarcobacter ebronensis genome and includes:
- a CDS encoding fumarylacetoacetate hydrolase family protein, whose amino-acid sequence is MNHIILENQLIYPSKVVCIGRNYTEHIKELNNETPEEMVFFIKPNSAITNKLLFPKEQNSCHYEAEISFLIEENKITAVAFGLDLTLREVQSKLKTKGLPWERAKAFNNSAVFSKFVPISEEDISKLSIELYINNELKQKGDYSLMINKPNEMIKEANTFLSFEDGDILMSGTPSGVGSFKIGDTFLGKILLDKKVIVEENYKAI
- a CDS encoding DsrE family protein, with the protein product MKENLLIVWSNGDKEVANKFPLLYSSVLLERNYWNSCHLMLWGPSILLVKKSKKIRKKLIEIQKTGVTMSACIVCVEDYKAVKKLENLNINIEHTGELLTKALKDESWAVMTI
- a CDS encoding NUDIX hydrolase; translation: MKKSEFKKLIKSLPKYPNVMARDRYLNSAVLIPIIKIDKKFYILFQKRAENIRQGGDICFPGGRFEEEDITFENTAIRETYEELGIKKRDIKIFGQLDTYVAPIGAVVEPFVARVKKRALKSMKIDKNEVEKTLLVPIEFFKNNPAVEYTLKYEVHPYSIDKDGNKEIHFPVQELNLPKTYHKPWGHKRHKVWVYNYKGEVIWGLTAVIINELLKKFK